The following are encoded in a window of Suncus etruscus isolate mSunEtr1 chromosome 16, mSunEtr1.pri.cur, whole genome shotgun sequence genomic DNA:
- the RHOH gene encoding rho-related GTP-binding protein RhoH translates to MTSSIKCVLVGDSAVGKTSLLVRFTSETFPEAYRPTVYENTGVDVFMDGTQISLGLWDTAGNDAFRSIRPLSYQQADVVLMCYSVANQSSFLNLKNKWIGEIRSNLPCTPVLVVATQTDQREMGPHRASCVNALDGKKLAQDVRAKGYLECSALSNRGVQQVFECAVRTAVNQARRRNRRRIFSINECKIF, encoded by the coding sequence ATGACCAGCTCCATCAAGTGTGTGTTGGTGGGAGACTCTGCTGTGGGGAAGACCTCTCTGCTGGTGCGGTTCACCTCGGAGACCTTCCCAGAAGCCTACAGGCCCACTGTGTATGAGAACACAGGTGTAGACGTGTTCATGGACGGCACCCAGATTagcctgggtctctgggacacgGCTGGCAACGATGCTTTCCGAAGCATCCGACCCCTGTCCTACCAGCAGGCCGACGTGGTACTCATGTGCTACTCGGTGGCCAACCAGAGCTCCTTCCTCAACCTGAAGAACAAGTGGATCGGGGAGATAAGGAGCAACTTGCCCTGTACCCCGGTGTTGGTGGTGGCCACCCAGACAGACCAGCGGGAAATGGGCCCCCACCGGGCCTCCTGTGTCAATGCACTTGATGGGAAGAAACTGGCCCAGGACGTGAGAGCAAAGGGCTACTTGGAGTGCTCAGCCCTCAGCAACCGCGGGGTCCAGCAGGTGTTTGAGTGTGCCGTCCGCACGGCTGTCAATCAAGCCAGGAGGCGCAACAGAAGGAGGATTTTCTCCATCAATGAATGCAAGATCTTCTGA